GTACTTTACCTTAGTTGCGCCTGTAACATCCTTTGAGATGAGATAGTTATCAGGATTCAAAGCCATTCCATTCCATGAGAAAGAGGCTACTACGTTGGTGCCGCCATGAGCTGTCAGCCAGCCCAATTGTCCGGAAGACAGACAGAGCCAACCCTGACCATCGCCATCGGCATCGATAGTAGTCCATTCCGCCGGTGCCTCTCCATGAGTAGAAGACTCGAACGTTTCCGTGAAGTCTGCGCGCTTGCCGTTGGCCTTGATCTCAACATCATCAAGGTTAATCCAGAAGAAGTCCGTACAGCCGAAGTGACGGAAAGCAACATACTTAGTACCCGCAGGCAACTGTACCGTCTTTTGATACCAGGTGCCCTGAACACGAGTGCCACGAATGGCTTCAGGTGCCGTAACAACTGTCTTGGCCGTCAGCACTTCTTCCAACAAAGCGTTGGCGAAGTTGGAAGCGTCGTTACCCGTAGAAGATGCGTACACGGCATAGTGCTCTGATGCATAATTGGCATCTTGTGCACATACCCAGAAAGTAAGCGTTCCTCCGTTAGGAAGAGATAGCTCCGGTGTAACCAGATAGTTATCAGGGTTCTGAGGACCTTCAAAGTTGATATAAGAAGCCGAAGAGGCACAGATTGCACTGTTGTGACCTGCAAAAGAGGTGCCTCCGGGAGGAGGGGTCGTCGTCCAATTGTTGCCGTCACCGTCTGCATCGATCGTCTTCCATGAGGCAGGAATACCATTTTCGAATGATTCGGAAAGTGTTGTTGTTCCGGGATTCGGATTCGGGGTACCATTAGGTGCATCCCACTTAAGCGTTACTTTCTGACCTACTGCACTACCGGTCAGGTTCTGTACAGGAGCAAATTCGTTGGATCCTTCTACCGTAACGTCTTTACATACCTTCGGAGATACGCCGGCTGTGTACTTAACTTCAACACAGTAGTTATACTGGCCGGGAGCTACATTTTCCTGATTGAATGTCGTTGCCGCGAGATTCTGGGCAATAACAACATTGTCACGATATACCGTGTACGTGTAGTCGTTGGAAGAACCTTCACCAGAAACAGCCACATCATCAAGATAAAGACGGAATATACCTGTAGAGTTGAAATGACGGAATGCCAAGTACACCTGTTGTCCGGCATAGGCAGAGAGATCGATGGTTCTTTCCTGATAAGGTGCAGGAAGCTTTACTCCTTCACTCTTCACCAAGTTCATCGGAGCAGGTTTGTCGGATCCGAGGGTTTCTTCCAGTAGCTTTATCGTAAAGTTTGCAGCCTCGTTTCCGGTTGTGGACAAGAACACTCCATAATGCTCATTAGTCCAAGGCACTTGAGATGAAACCCAATAAGAAAGTTTACCATTCTCAGGAACCGTAACCTTTGGAGTTACCAAATAGTTGTCAGGACTCAAATCAATTTTTGCACCACCGCTAGCAGTCCATGATTTGCTAAACATAGCACCGTCACCTGTATGAGTAGCAGTGTTGTAAACGTTTATTGTAGATAGCCAATTGTGACCATCACCATCAGCATCGATCATTGTCCAGCCGTTAGGAAGCGTTTGCGTATCGAAGCTTTCGTTCAACACATAAGTCCGTTTGTCGGATGCGGGGGCTTGCCAAGTGAGGGTCACTGTCTGCCCAGATACAGACCATTGGAGATTCTGTACGGGAGCGAATTCATTGCCACCTTCTCCGGTCACTACAACGGACGCAGCATCGCCGGGGCCTTGTCGTTGGACAGTGAAATGATAAGTCTTACCGGCCTCTACCACATAATCGTTACCTTTGGAGACACCCTCTCCTACTATATATATTATGCCAGGATTGGGGTTAATGATTACATAGTCATAAGTGCCGGCAGGAATATCGGCTGATGCTGTTCCATCAAGCACGAAATTCGTGGGAGAAAAAGATGCATCGGCATTGACCGGAACTTTATACTCGAAAGGATCGTAAAGACCGGCCGGGATCGTTCCGTTGGCAAACCAAAAAGATTCTTCGGGAATGGATGCGCCGTACTGATTGTGATCTGCATCCCAAAGCATTTGATAGCCTGTGCCGTCTTCCCATACATCGTGAGCCTCCAAGATAATTCGTGCCATACCGGCAGGAATCGGATCTCGGAGATCCTTAACCTTGGATGTTCGAATACCTTTCTGCACCGCTTGGTGCGTCACAGAAGGAGCAGTCTTCGGCCCTCCCTGTGCGGCAGCCGTCTGTCCCCAACACAATAGGGATAATAGGACGGCGAGCGAAAATAAAGAATTCAATTTTCTCATACCTTTTGAAAGTATTAAAGATTAATGTTTCGCAAGATAGTGCTCTACCACTATCGCCCGAAAGATATGTTTTTAATCTTAATCCGCCAAACTTTTTTCGCAAAAAGATACAAACAGCTATTTTCTTCTTTAGGAATTGGCCGAAAAACCCACTCGCCACTGAGGCAAAGTTATATGCCAACTCTTTGAGTATTTTATATTTTTTATTGAGTCCAAAGAGAATCGAATCGATTGTATGATGGAAAGGCCGAAAAGCTTACATCGAACTCACGTTATATCCATGACCTAAAGAGGCCTCGATCTTGACAAGGCCGTTGCGATATATCCTGAATCTCTCGCATTCTCTGCCGAAGAGCCGGATATCGGTAGATAACAGGTATCCTAAGATCGAGAGAGGGGACTGCTTTCCGACTTGAAAAAGAAAGCAAAGAGGATGGCAATGACCAATGCATAAGCTGCGAAAATATACCATACCGTGCTCCAAGCCGTATGACCGGCATCCGTAAAGCGATCTACCACCCAACCGCTGGCAAATCCGCCGATGATAGCTCCGATACCATTGGTCATTATCATAAAAAGGCCTTGAGCAGCTGCCCGAATCGATGGTGTAGTCTCTCGATCGACAAACATGGAACCGCTGATATTGAAGAAATCGAAGGCCATACCATATACGATCATCGACAGAACGAGGAAAATGAAGCCGCTACCCGGATTGCCAAGACCAAAGAAAGCAAAACGCAACACCCAAGCCAACATACTCATAAGCATCACCCGTTTGATCCCGAAACGCCCCATGAAAAACGGAATGGTCAAAATGAAAAGAGTCTCGGAAATCTGCGACAAAGAAAGCAACACATTGGGGTGCTGCACGGCAAAGCTCTCGCTATAAGCATCCGCAAAATGAGACAAAAACGGATTGCCGAATGTATTGGTGACCTGAAGGGCTGCTCCCAATAGCATGGCAAAGAGGAAGAAGATAGCCATACGACGTTGGCGGAAAAGGACAAAAGCATCCAGCCCCAAGACGGCAAGCACCCCCTTCTTCTTGTTTTCTTTTGCCGGAGGGCAGTGAGGCAAGGTAAAAGCATACAATCCCAATGCAAGGGAAGCCACCGCACTGACATAGAATTGCATACTGCTCATTACCCATCCGCATATATCGACGGTCCACATGGCCAAAATGAAGCCGACAGTACCCCATACGCGTATAGGAGGAAATTCGCGCACTATATCCATACCGGCTTTCTCCATAGCAGTATAGGCTATCGTATTGGTGAGAGCGAGGGTAGGCATATAGCTCATGCAGAGCAGGAGCATAACGGGATAAAAAACGGAGTAACTACTCAGCGTGGAAGCATAAACCAGCAATATGGCTCCGATCAGATGGCACGCCCCCAAGAGCTTTTGTGCTGCCACGTACTTGTCCGCCAGAATACCCAGCAAACCCGGCATGAAAAGAGAGGCAATGCCCATCGTACCGTATATGGCACCTATTTCCAAACCGGAATAATGCAGTACGCTCGCCATATATCCACCAAGGGAAATCAGCCAAGCTCCCCAAATGAAAAACTGCAGGAAGTTCATCAGGGTCAGACGATATTTCAATTGCTTCATCATGAGTGTGTGATTGTAGTTATTCCGGAAGACTGAAAAGAAAAAGCCCTTCGACGGCACCGAATCCCGAATCGAAAGGCTTATCCCCAATTATTGTAGCATGTATCAGTTGTCGGTATAAGTCATACTGTAAACGCCGATACGCGCCGTCTTATTTTTTTTCCCGAGCTGTAGTTTGACGCCGGACGGGAACATGAAATTATTCAGCTGAGAGGTGTACAGCGAATTGGAAGCTCCCGCAACCTGACGCTTCACAGGCAGCAGTACGAGAACAAGGTCCTTGGTGATATAAGGCTTGCCCTCGGGAGTCTTCTCCGTATTGTTCTTGATATGCTCCATCAGCAGGCGACTGATATTGCTAAACCGATACTCCCGTTTCTTAATGTTGTATATGGTCGATAGGAATGCCGTGCGAGGCTGCATCAGCTCGGTCTGTTCTTGCTCGAAGAAGTTTCTCACCGAATCCTGCGGCAAGAGCAACAAGTAGGAGGGCGGACTCAGCATCAAGCCCTCAGATGGCTTCGAAGCGCTGATATTGAACTGTGCTTCACCGATTTGCCAAGCCAAAGAGGAAGACAGATTGCTCGTGAAAGCATCCGTAAACTGCTCTTTGCTGATTGTCAGTTGCGTCATCACCCCTGCCGGACTCTTCACACAAGAGAGAGAGTCATTCTCCTGCAACAGGTGGGATATTTGGGAGTTCTTGATATGATTGACCTGATAGGATTCGCTCGTATTTACGAATGTCTCTGAAGCCGTTGCGGTAGAATCGGCCGCAACCTTGTAGCTATAGAAGATGGCCATCTGCGTATTGTACACGCTGAGCACAACTCCCGTACCCGTCGTCGTAGTCACATACAGACCGCCCAACACATTATTATAGAAGCTCTCCTGCGTATCGAAAACACTTGGGTTGTTTACCGAGAGATCGTATATCTTTTGGCCGATCTCATTGGGCAAGGGTATTCTTACGCGGTGGAATGCCGAGTCGTTGCCAGCCTTGAATGTTTGCGAGGCTATGATCTGCGTTTCGTCCAGCAGGGAGGCCAATTCCTGTGTGGAGTAGTATGAGGGAGGAATGGCTTTGTTGATTTTATAGATCGAAACCTTCATGATAGACGTGGAGTCCCCCGCCCAACTGTCATAGTTGATACTGAGCTTCACGGAGTCGATCTTCCCATCTTTGGGCGGATACTTGAATTTGAAATTCCTCGGACTCTTGAACTGCATGATGTAGTCAGCCTTCAAGTCGCCATATTCGGGATCCGTCAGATCTCCCAGCAGGGTATAGTTCGTTCGGTTATAAATATCGCCCATCGGTATCGTCTTGACAGAAAATTCGAGCGTATCCACTCTGGCCGAAACCGGATCCGAAGGAGGCTGGATAGAACCTCCGATCGGAGACAGATCATCATCGCAGGCTACCGTGAGGAGAGCCATTAACGAAAAAACAAGAAGAAGGTATCTCTTCATAATAATGGTGAATCGTTGGGTTTGCGTGGAAAGGCAGATAATTAACGCTAATCGCTGCCTGCATATTGTTTTTTACGGCGCGGTCAGGCAGAATGAGACAAATCAGTTGGCCGTCAAAAGAGCGGTATAGAAGTTATCGAAAGCTTCTTCATAGTCCTCTTTCCCTTGGTATGGGAGGAAAGCCTTCCCCTCCAAAGAGGATATATAGTCGGTCAGCTCCGGTGCTATGGTCTCCGATCCCTGAATGACACCGTCGGCATATCGGATGGCCAGACGGTTCAGGGCCAAATAGTCGGACGACTGCTCCATTACGGACAGGTCATCGGGCGTGATCTTGTCGAATCCGAGCTTACCGAAGAGGGTCTCCGGGATCACTCCCTGTCCGGCATCATCGTAGACGGAGTAGACCACTTTTGCTTTTTGCAGGCAAGGATCATCCGCATACATCTTCTTCAGATACAAGGCAGCCAACGCCGTGAACCAGCCATGACAATGGATGACATCGGGAATCCAACGCAGTTTCTTGATCGCTTCAAGTGCTCCGCGCACAAAAAAGATGGCTCGCTCATCGTTGTCATTCTCCTGCTTGGGCTTGATGTCGTACATCGTCTTGCGCTTGAAGAAATCATCATTGTCGATGAAATAAACCTGCATGCGGGCCGACTGGATGGAAGCCACTTTGATGATCAACGGATGGTCGTTGTCGTTAATGATCATATTGATGCCGGAAAGGCGTATCACCTCGTGCAACTGATTGCGACGCTCATTGATGATACCATAGCGGGGCATAAAAATGCGCACCTCATTGCCTCGCTCCTGAATGGTCTGAGGCAATTTGCGCGAAACGACCGATATGTCCGTTTCCGGCAAGTAGGGGAAAATTTCTTGGGATATGTAAAGAATTTTTTTGGAATCCATTCTTTTACCGTCATCTACGTTTCTTGCAAAGGTACAAAAAA
This genomic stretch from Porphyromonas gingivalis ATCC 33277 harbors:
- a CDS encoding nucleoside permease, whose amino-acid sequence is MMKQLKYRLTLMNFLQFFIWGAWLISLGGYMASVLHYSGLEIGAIYGTMGIASLFMPGLLGILADKYVAAQKLLGACHLIGAILLVYASTLSSYSVFYPVMLLLCMSYMPTLALTNTIAYTAMEKAGMDIVREFPPIRVWGTVGFILAMWTVDICGWVMSSMQFYVSAVASLALGLYAFTLPHCPPAKENKKKGVLAVLGLDAFVLFRQRRMAIFFLFAMLLGAALQVTNTFGNPFLSHFADAYSESFAVQHPNVLLSLSQISETLFILTIPFFMGRFGIKRVMLMSMLAWVLRFAFFGLGNPGSGFIFLVLSMIVYGMAFDFFNISGSMFVDRETTPSIRAAAQGLFMIMTNGIGAIIGGFASGWVVDRFTDAGHTAWSTVWYIFAAYALVIAILFAFFFKSESSPLSRS
- a CDS encoding DUF4270 family protein gives rise to the protein MKRYLLLVFSLMALLTVACDDDLSPIGGSIQPPSDPVSARVDTLEFSVKTIPMGDIYNRTNYTLLGDLTDPEYGDLKADYIMQFKSPRNFKFKYPPKDGKIDSVKLSINYDSWAGDSTSIMKVSIYKINKAIPPSYYSTQELASLLDETQIIASQTFKAGNDSAFHRVRIPLPNEIGQKIYDLSVNNPSVFDTQESFYNNVLGGLYVTTTTGTGVVLSVYNTQMAIFYSYKVAADSTATASETFVNTSESYQVNHIKNSQISHLLQENDSLSCVKSPAGVMTQLTISKEQFTDAFTSNLSSSLAWQIGEAQFNISASKPSEGLMLSPPSYLLLLPQDSVRNFFEQEQTELMQPRTAFLSTIYNIKKREYRFSNISRLLMEHIKNNTEKTPEGKPYITKDLVLVLLPVKRQVAGASNSLYTSQLNNFMFPSGVKLQLGKKNKTARIGVYSMTYTDN
- a CDS encoding glycogen/starch synthase, which produces MDSKKILYISQEIFPYLPETDISVVSRKLPQTIQERGNEVRIFMPRYGIINERRNQLHEVIRLSGINMIINDNDHPLIIKVASIQSARMQVYFIDNDDFFKRKTMYDIKPKQENDNDERAIFFVRGALEAIKKLRWIPDVIHCHGWFTALAALYLKKMYADDPCLQKAKVVYSVYDDAGQGVIPETLFGKLGFDKITPDDLSVMEQSSDYLALNRLAIRYADGVIQGSETIAPELTDYISSLEGKAFLPYQGKEDYEEAFDNFYTALLTAN